Below is a window of Colletes latitarsis isolate SP2378_abdomen chromosome 5, iyColLati1, whole genome shotgun sequence DNA.
GAATTTACTGTTGAAGCAATTGGTGTACCTCAGCAAAGCACCGAATCGTAACTTAGAAGAACGAATTCTACAAATAAATCCAATAATGGAGGCTTTCGGTAACGCGACTACTGGAATCAATGCAAACTCGTCGAGGTTTGGGAAGTACTTGGATCTAACGATGACCAAAGGCGGCAAAGTCACTGGCGCCAGAATATCTGTATACTTGTTAGAACAGTCTCGAGTAGTGGCTCAAGCTGAGTGAGTAACATACGATACGCTTCAGGTTTAATATGGTAAACTAGGTAACGAACTGTTGGACGCTTCACAacacaaaataattttattttccagaGGCGAGCGTAATTTCCACATATTTTACTACATGTACGACGGTCTGGAGGCAGATAATCGTTTGTCAGAGTTCTATCTGGATGAAAACCTTCGAAAGCAGCACCGATATCTCATGGATCATAGTCAAACGTCTCAGGCGCATATCGACAAGTTCAAACAGTTAAAGAATGGCTTTAAGTTGCTCGGTTTTCAAGACAGCGAGGTGGACACGGTTTACCGAATTCTGGCTGCCGTGCTTCATCTTGGCGATATTGAATTTGGCGAGGTAGCCAGCGAGGACAATACCGATAATAAGAGTCGAGTAATTGACACAGCACCTTTGCACAGAGGTAATTACGTGTTTTCGTCGGTAAATATATTTGCTTCGAGCGCGATTCTCTCGGGGAAACGCTTCCGGTTCGTGACCTTTAAAACACGTTACAGTTTCCCAATTGCTCGGCATCGAAGAGAACGATCTTCTAGAAGCCTTAACATCGAATTCGGTTATGACCAGAGGAGAAACAATCACGCGGAACAATACAGTGGCAGAGGCGTGTGCAGCGAGAGACGCCATGGCCAAAGGACTTTACGGTCGATTGTTCGACTGGATGGTCAATCAAATCAACTGTTTGCTATGCTTCAATCGTTCCCCGAATTACGAGCCGTTGGCCATTGGTCTCCTCGACATTTTCGGATTCGAGAATTTCCCTAGAAATTCCTTCGAGCAATTGTGCATTAACATCGCCAACGAACAGATACAGTATTATTTCAATCAGCATATCTTTACGTGGGAGCAGCAAGAATACATGGCAGAGGGAATACCGGTAGATCTGGTCGAGTTCTCGGACAACAGGCCAGTCCTTGACATGCTTTTAAGCAAACCTATGGGACTTTTAGCCCTTTTGGACGAGGAAAGTCGATTTCCTAGAGCCACGAATAAATCTTTGATCGGTACGAATCGCTATCTATAACTCTTCACTTGAAATTTTCTATTTCGCTATTACACCGTATGGGAATTTTAATGTATATTACAGAGAAATTCCACAGCAACATCAAATCGAAGTTTTACGTACGACCGAAATCGGACGCGGTTTGCTTCGCGGTCCACCACTTTGCAGGGCGCGTGGTTTACCAAGCAGAGGGATTTCTAGAAAAGAATAGAAATTTCTTGCCCCCCGAAGTGATACAGCTGGTCAGGCAATCTCAGTACGACATGGTTCGCTTCTTGTTTCAATGCCCGATCACGAAGACTGGCAATCTTTACTCGGCGGTACACGAAACCGATTCGAAGAAATTGTCGCAATCCCATCAGAACACAAAGGTATTTGCAACGTGACGTATTTGTCGGTTGCTTTTTAATTCAGtgggaaataaaaaaatgtcagCGGTATTATTTAGTCGCGAGGGAagactaaaataaaaaattgaatcgTTCCAGGAACGTTATTCCAGCCGGGGATTAGCGTCGCAGTCCAGGGCTCAACAAACGGTGGCGACGTATTTCCGATACTCGCTAATGGATTTGTTGCAAAAAATGGTGTCGGGGTTGCCGCAGTTTGTGCGTTGCATAAAACCGAACGATTCGAGGAGCCCGCGATTCTTCGACAAAGAAAAGGTCGTGAAACAATTGAGATACACCGGGGTCCTCGAGACAATTCGAATTCGACAGAATGGCTTCTCGCATAGAATACCATTCAACGAATTCCTGAAAAGGTACTTACTAAAATGtcttttattagaaaatataaGTACAACGAAATTCCTATAAATATCGTCCAACAACCAAGTTTAGTGTCTTTGGATTTCTCAACTATGCCATCATCGTGAAGTAATTTAAACCTTAAACCATGAATTATAGATACTGCTTCTTGGCATTCGGTTATGACGAACGAGTGATGGCAAATCGCGACAATTGTCGTCTTCTTCTCATCCGCTTAAAAATGGACGGATGGGCGTTGGGTAGGACAAAAGTGTTCCTCAAATACTATCACGTCGAGTTTCTTTCGAAGATGTACGAGGAACAGCTTAAGAAGATCATAATGGTCCAAGCGTGTGTTCGTCGATGGCTCGCCAGGATCAGATTCAAAAAGCAGAAATGGCAATTCGCTGTGTCTGTTGTTACTTTGCAACGTCACATTCGTGGGTGGCTATCGAGAAAGCATTTGCTCGAGGAGCTGAAGAAGAAgcaagaagaagaggaagaagccACTGTTCTGCAAAAAGCGCAAGGTAGTTACGTAATATCAATATATTCATTACTATTACGCAATCCTAATCTTTGCCCTTCCTTGAAAAATAAAAGGAGCAGAAAGTTCTTTTCATGAATCTATGATATAATAAATGTGATTAACAAACATCGTTACAGAAGAACAAGAAGCAAAAGCTAAAGCTGAGAAGCTGGCAGAAGAAACTGGTgaggagaaagaaaaggaacCATTGAAAGAAACCGACGCTGCCGTCATCATCCAAAGTCGTAAgatcattttaaaaatatatagtcTTGCTTTGTAAAATCCTGGACCAACTATTTTCGAAATTAAAATCGTGTTTCTGGACTATCTGCAGACTTCAGAGGATACACTATTCGCAAACGTTTCGGGCCCGAACTGGAGGAACGCTTTAAGAGAATCCTGAACGGTCACAACGACAAGTTCGAAGCTCACAAAGCGTTGTTGCGGGAAGGTTTGAAGAACGCTGATGCCGCGTTCATTGTCCAGCGATGGTATAAAAAGGAAGAAAAAGTTAAAAAGAGGAAGCCACCTCCGAGGGACAGCGTACATCCCAAACTAAGACAAGCTGATCTTATACAATTCTCTCAAAACGTGAGTGAAAGACTAATTATTATCGCCCTTCCAAAAACTACGTGTTTTCGTGATTATTTGCAACCAAGctattattttaattgttacGATGATTATTGGAATTCCATCGAAGGTCCACATGAAGAACCAAGAACTGCACAAGTATCAACGTCGCAATAAACCGGGTGTCCGATTAAACGATATAGACGAACCACCTCCTGATTACGTTCGCCCCGAAGGGTTCAGCATGGTTCAACCTATCATGCAATATCGAAGTGGCACTCAAGTGGAAGGGGAGGAGACCATTAAGTACTATCACGACTTGAAGAACGAGATGAGCAGGTAAATAGACTCAGTGTTATATTGAAATCGATTGCCCAGTTTCTTTTTTCGCGTACGAATGCGAAATTCGAATGCTCAATTTTCGAATGCTTTTGGCACTCGCATCGGAAGTGGTTCGGACTTCGAAGACGACGAAGTTGGCTGGGACTTACCGTTGATACAGCTAGAAAATGACCTCCACCCATTGTCGAGGTACAATCGTACATTTCAAGTCGGTCTTCCTTAGAGAACTTCTAACTTTGAATGACTAAATATTCTTAAAAAGTCCTTGTTCCTCCCTGAGACATCCAATACAATAGAAACAATTAGAGCGATCAATTGCTTGAAAAGTAAAAATTCATACTTGCAATAATCATAGCGAGcttaatttttgtggaatacgAATTTATATAGATACGTAGAAAGCTGTAAATTAGAGATCTGTGCGATTCTTAATTTTGTTTCCTAGTTGTATGTTCGTAGGAACTAGTACGTTTTAATCCATCGTCGTAGAACTTTAacgattgaaattaaaattgtttcgtAGTTGAACATTTTGTAACGATGTGATGGATAATATTGCGTTGAACGTTTCAGGAGTCGAATGGGTCAGATTTTAGAAGTGAACGCCGAGAGGAGAGAACGCTTGGAAGCTCAGGGCGACTATGCGATAGCTTCGGAGCAACAGCTTTCGGATATATGGCACAAAGCTTTGAGAAATCCAGGCGAGGTGACACAACAAGAAGACAACTCAACCAAAGTGAGGTACGCTCAGGCTTTCTCCATAATTAAGCTTCTTGTTCCTTTCCCGACCAATCTTCAATCCTTCTACGATCTATTAGTTTCCTTTATTTATTCCCCCGATTCTAAATTCATTGATTCGTAATAGGAAGCAAAGTATCGCTGAATTAATAATCGTAACATAGTGATTGAGTTACTAATCTTTTTCGTTGTGTTTCTATACTTTGCCAGAGGTATCATGGCAAACTTCCaggtaaaataataaaattatgccCTCCgtagatttaatttcatttagaaGTCCCTTATGTAGTCGTTACCgcaaatataaagaaaaaaaattaaatttctgatTCGAGAAAACAGCTAAGCAAGGGAATCGTACAAGAACGACTAAAAACATAGTTTGTTCTACACGGGTTATAGTTGAGACATTAGAATAGGTAGTGAAGGCAAAAGAAATACGGCTGCAAGCATAATTGAATATCTGGATCGAACGGTGGAGTACTGTTGAATTTCATGCTGTCTGATCGAGCAtttcatttatttctatttaagtAATATGATATTTAGATACCTAAGTCATgcgttcgttaaaaatttttatttataaatccgTAGCTTTGAAGCCAATAATAAACCAAAGAATTGCAACAATGTAATTGGAAGAGATTTTTTCCTTACAGTTCAAGGATTAATCACGTGCCTAACAACAAGCTGCGGTCCTCTGAGGGCTATCCACACCGTAAACAACCTGGAGTCAACTCTTCGAATATCAACAATACAAATGGCTTACGATCCAGATACGTCGACAGACACAACGGTGTAAACGAACATCAGCAACCAATCAATAGTCACCAGCGTAATGTCAACGGATCTTCCGTAAATGGAAACCAGAACGCATTAAACGGACACTCCAGTTTCACAAATGGGCATACCACTTTCATTAATGGTCACACAAATAATAGTCATAGCCCTCTGAACGGACACGAAACCCCCATTAATGGCCATATAAATTCCGTAAATGAACATTCTTCCCCGATCAGTCACGTGACTAAAGTCAATGGTCATCGAAACATTGTCACCGGTTGTCAAAATGGTTTATACATTAATAGAATGGTTGCAAATGGATTAGCCAATCAGAGTGACTTGAACAAACAGTCTGGATTCGCCAGTGGCGTTAAGAATAATCTGAACGATCGGAAAGGAACGAAGCTTGCGAAAGAGAATAGCGACGtcgagaaaaatcgacaaattcGAGTGGACAGTAAGAATGGAATCAACCGATCTGTTGCCGGTCAAAACGCTGTGGGTGGCCGGGTGGGAATGAGAAAAGAACTGGGGAAGGATACGTTCGGTATTCCAGGTGATCTTAGACAACTTCTGAGGCCCACCGTCGTGCAAAAGCGGCAAGAAATCATCAAAGTCGATTACGATCCGGAAGATATCAACGGACCATATAACTTTAGACAGCTTTTGAGACCAGCCGAATATCTTCCGACTGAATCTTTGAGGAAGAGGAAAGGTGGACTAGCTTGCAACGGAGTTCCAGTGTCGAAGGATAAAATTCCAGAGAAACATGTAAAAAGAAGGGCTCCGCTGGCACCGAATCAAAATAAACTCGTTAACGTAAAGAAGTAACGTTACGTGATGCCTGAACGTTCAAAATTTCTCAGAGCACAGGCAGTTAGAtaatttatttgctaaatacgAGATATTAATCAGCACAGTGATTAGAAATACGGAGTGTTTGGAGAAGGGGGTTTAGAAATTCAGAAGCATATAAACTTCATTCATAAAATATTGCTTAAAGtaattatgaaatatttttgtttactcggggtttatcattttttttttttttttatgaaaaaattatacaTCAGTGAAGAAATTTTTTTGATAGAATATAACAATCTACGTTAATTCGACATTTTTTGTTTACTTTCAGGTGTATCATACGCTTCTGAAATCCTGAACCCTCTTAAACACACTGTGTGTAAAAGCAGCATGCATCTCATCCCtatattacaaattttcaaCAAGGTTACTGTAAAGATcgtgaaatataatttattttaattccagAGAATGTTCCTGCCGTTTTTCAaattcgtttacgatttttctcattttcttttttatttatctACAAAGACGTAATTGTTTAATGGCCGGAAAGAAATCGTCAGTTCATTGTTACTTCGCCAGGGAGTGCTGCTGCTTAATAAAACGTGTTTCAATGATAATCTATGTTTAGAACTAGTCATGTGTAGCTTTACAAAAGACTTAGATGTATTCGAtagcgttaaaaaaaaatttgttcccgAAGTTTTAACGGTGTTTACCTCGTATCATgacatttatattaaataacttAACTTGTAATGTATGACTTATACGATTAATCGACGAGGTTGTTTATTAGTGCCTTGTCTCGTTAAATATTTACGAAAACATCGTGATTAGTGGCTATTATCaaatatttgttaaatattattCACTGATACATATGTCGACAGTACAGCTTGTATATATAATTCTTATAGAAATAAGaataacaataatatattaaatatatgttTCGCTTTAGACTACTAAAAAATTCGTTCTTTGTTATCCTATCGAAAACATTTTTGTATATCGAGGAATCAATGTTGCTCGACTCGTCAATAGAAATTACAAATTTGATTATCATTTTGTTCCATTAGCATAGAATATGAATCGAAAGAAGTTATTTCCTAGCATTCGGCGCGAATCTCCATTGTCGTACAACGGTCATGGCGCGCAAGCGGGAAGTAAATATGAAATTACATATATTATACCTTTATTAAATATGAAGTTACATATATCATACCTTTTCTTGCGATCTAGACATTGGTCCTCGACTAAACAGCACGTAACGTCGCACCAAACACATTGCACTTTCCTGTTTTTAAACTGCACGAAGAATCACTGTCAAAACGTAACGAAGACGCCACAGTTTGGGAACACTACGATAGATGGCAGAACTGCACCATCTATAAAACCACGATGGTTGGCCAGTTCCGAGCAGTTGTCTACGCGTCGCCGCCTTAACGTCGTGTCGCTCGCATCGACGCTCTTCTGCGCGATGATTGGCCAATGGTTTCACGAGTAGGGAGTCTAGGGAAATAAATGGAAAGGATCGGTCGTCGCGAGGGGGTTGTGGACAGGCACGAGAAGTGAGAGGGGTGCAACGAACCCTCTAGGCTCGGTTCGAGTCTACGGAGCGCGGAGTTGTGTTCTAATCATGGCGACACCCGACCCCGTAGACCCAGCCACCCTAGAGATTAAGACCCGTAGCATAGAACAGACACTACTCCCACTAGTAAAACAGGTAAGACAATTAATCGGAAAGTGGAGGAAAGGAACGTTCGTGTGCTCTAATCACTCGGTTTTTATTTGAGCCGCTTACAGTCCCTGGCCTTTAACCGCGATAGGTTAAGGTCTTCCTACCCCGGCTTTCCTCGATACTTTACGTTCTGTTGCACGGCACTCCGTTTCACCCATATAGCAACCGTGTTCGCGTGTGCGTGTTTCGCGATTCtacgtgtgcgtgtgtgtgttgCACGTGTGTGAGTTTATACGACGGGAACACCGGTGCATGTATATATATTCGTAGGAAAGCGAGTGGACCGCGTACCTgacaaagagaaagagagaacgtAAGACGAGCGAGAAGGCTGCGTACGTGCGACGAGGACAAACAATCGTGCCGGCCGCTTTTAAGAGCGAGACAGACATACGAAAAAGAGCGTGCTCGCGAGGGATTAAGAGTTACTTAACAGACGAGAAGCACATAGTTATCAACCGTTCCACCGAATATCGATTTGATCTGAACGAAAATGTCTCTTTCTGGCCTCCGCGGCCTTCTTCGTTTCGAGAGAGACACTCGGATATTTGACAGTTCTCGCACCGGGCATGTATATAGTTTGCATCATCGAGCGACCGAGCTGCCACGCGCTCGGTGTAACAGATATTTTGGTATTTCTTCGTTCTCTCTCGCTCTCGCCGTCCGTCGTTGAGCTTTCTTTCTCGTTCTATCTTTTCTATCCGTAAATGTATATGCGTACGTGTATACGCACACGCCGTGTATGTACATCCATACACGTATACTTCCCGCGGAAGTCACGTGATCAGTGTTTCGTGCCGGCGGCGTCGATTTCGAGCTTTTATAAAATTACGAACAAGTTTTCGCTGTGTGATCCGCGAACACGTGTGCGACAATAATTTGTGTGTGCACGAACGCGGCAGCACGCTGTGTCACAAGGAAGAAACATGCCGCGAAAGTCAAAGGCCGTTGAACGTATTGAACCTGAAATATGTTTTCGTTCTAACTTCTACGAATTCGACGGACTAATATCACGGACCGTTAAGAAAGCTACGTCGCTACGGTGGTAAATACGATTAGTTTTACTTCAATATAAATATTCACGTAggtaaattcctttttcattcgaAATCGGAGAAGACGCGCGAATGTCGCCATTCTGTTTACAAagctattttattggaaaattatAACAAAGTAAATATACTTGTGCTATAAATAACTCTTAGTATGCGTATCGAAGAACATTGTTTTGTAAGAAATTTCAGTAGCGTGTCTTATACTTTATTGCGGTATTTCTCAAATTGTGGTCCACGAGAAAAATATAGTACTTCATAtttattagaaatattttatcgttaATAATAGAGATGTACAACGTGAAACATCTGCcactttattttttataagcATCATTACTCCATCTCATTCAATTTAGATTTACtcaatttttcgtatacattgaTCAACACTGTTTTGTACTTTTATTCATCAATTTTCATTCTGTTTCTGACAAAAGTAATAGCAGATAGCAAACTTTATTGATTTTCTTCGTTCCCAGTGAAATAGTATTACACAGAAGACAAGGAATAAAGATTTTTTAATACTATTcagtaataaaattaatttattaattactaGTATTAAATAAATCTCGAGTTCCATGTGAGTTCGTTTCATATTTACTTTTGTCTGTTGTTTACTACAACGTATGAATAATCTAAATTAAAAATGTGAGATTATACAAGTTATATAAAAGTTTCTTTTATTAGAAAAGTTCGCGGGAAAattaagtttgagaaacactgcattattgcttctatttttcccCACGATACTAATCTTAGAGACATTCAATAGTCGAAGTAATATTTCGGTCATTTTTCGTTTTCGTAGACTTTTGTTTCGTGAtttgttcttttttattttcagaaaaatccACGTGGCGAGTTGCTTTAGGAATTCACtgcaattttatttcattactcaaatattcgtattttaattagaattcGTTTTAATTACTGTGCATAAAAGATAGTTTTGAGATTGTCTCTTACTTACATACTATCAACCAGGTATTTCAGATCACATTTTTCGTTATATTTTGCAATTACATAGCTATAATAGTGCaacataaatttttaataattattttagctGGTCATTACATTTtatctaaaataaaattaacaaaggaataagaattattataattgtttaataagaAGTGGATATTTTCAGGTTTCTAAGGTAGCTTCTATATAAAATATTGGATCCCAATGAAATCATAAGTATTCAGTCTACTAAGGAGTTGTGTGAAACGTATGGCAGATATTGCATCTATTTTTACCTCACACTAAGGAATGAGCTGTATACTCTATGCCTAGTTTCGAATTTATAAACACGTTACAAGTGTGAATGAAATATTACAGTCGTTACTCAGCGGGTCGATTTAGACAATCTTATTGAACAATAACAAAGTAATTTCCGTCAAAGCAATAATTTAACGATACAGCTACATTTTTTAACTCGATCGCGACTTAAAATTCATGTACACATTCGTATCACGTTATGTAGTCATACAGCTAATTGTAGAAACGTGTCATTGCATTATATTAGGATTCCAACGTGCAATATATATTTAGCAGTGAACAAATTATAACTCAAAGTAGAGTATTTGCCCCAAGGTCTTCTTAGAATAAATATCGAAGCAAGAATTACGAAGGGTCACTGCCTCTTTGATCAAATTAAAGGCAGCACGTTTCTCCCCCTTTTAAATACGTTTCAAAGAAAGCTTGTCTTTGCAAAGAACCTGAATTCACGATCGCTTTGAACCTTCTTCAACCTAAATTCTCGTTGCTTTCTCTACGAAATAGTCTTCAAAAACGTAGTTCACAAACGACGTCATTAACACAAACAGTAGAGTAAACGAACAGGTTCGAGGAGATTCTCTTTATCCTAGATTCTGTTTAAATTCGTGGTTATTAATATCGGTTTCTGCGTCATTTTCCGCTGTGATTAATTGAAAGCAATGTATGAATACGAATATTAGATTTTCAGATGAATATTTCCAACAATATAGGGGTTTTTTCAAAAagaattttactttattttaaagCAAGCATGTTATTTATTACTTTGATCAATAACGATAACAGGCTATCgtaaaatattgtaatttataaatatgtaGACTTTCAAATAACATTTTTGGCATTTTTCCAGCTAATCTAACATATTTTGTACATAATGGTTACTTTTTTAAAAGGGTGCGATATTTTAAAAGCACGAATATGCTTTTGTGAATACGTAAACAGTAATTGGATAATTAATTCACGGTACATTATACGGGATCTGtcgatattttaatattatatgtatgtatatacaaggtgttccgtAATTCGTGATACAACTGGGCAAGAAGTGATTCCTCGTGAAGGAGGAAGTCAAAGAACAAACAGAAAATGTTTCCATACGAAGCTTCCTTTCGAAACAATAAGGTTTAAACATTTATTAGATTGTACGTAATGGAGTTCGACGTAGACGTCAATACAAGTAGATACAGCGTGTAATGGACAGACGTATCAGCCAAATAGTATTCAATCATATCGTattcgacaaattttcaaatacaattatatcgaaaacgaagcatcataagaaaaaattttattctacattttcaacTGATTTTTTCATGAGTCATCATCTCTGACTCGTTATAGTACGAATAACCGAACACCCTATGCATTCGTGCGTGTAATAACATTAAAATATTGGCATATCTCGTAGCTGCGTTTATCGAATGACAAATTTCATTTATTACAACTTCCCTGTACGCTCGGAATGCTACACAAATCCCCAGaacattttatatttatgttttCAATCTATTTATTCGATATCCCCAGGTGCATTTGCTCCGTACGAATTAATATAAAAGTGGCATTATCGTAATTCGGAACGTTAGAGGCATTAGGAGAAATACTGGAGTATTAAACGATTACGTGTCGTTGGACCCAACATTCGCTCGTAAATTCAAGCGGGGCCGATCAAACCAATCGCGCGACCAGAATTGTGGACGCGTCGCGGTGAAAATTATTTCAAGTCAAAGGGAACAAAATGTCAGTCGCTCGGGAACAACCTTTGTGTCATGTTAAGCGATATGCATCGATGTTGGTGCACACGTACACACACGTAGGAGTGAGAAATTGTTGTGTATTGGTTAAACCTCTTAGATAGAGAAAGCGCACGAGTGTCTGGTGCATGGCACAGAAGGCGATCGTTACGGACTGCAGCCACTTGTTAGAGCCCTGTCTAGCCACCCCCTGGCTCCTCCTTCTTCCACACCTTTCGTCTTTTGCTTCTTCCTTTTTCCTTTCTCGTTCCTTTTCCCTCTGACAGAGACCTTCGACCTACACCTTTCGCGTAGACTTTTCCTTACACACCTGGTTAAAGAGTGGCTGGACTGCGGTCGATGTTTCATCGACCATCGGCCAGTCGATTTGTTGGTAGACCGCAGCCGTTCTATTCCCAATTTTCATATTGGCTACTTCGCTTTCGCGAAACGATCTTTTCATTATTGTTTCACGCGAACGCGCAATGTAATCGACCGCCAATCTAGTGGATTGTGAAATAAAGAAGTTCGATCGCGAATGTATTCCGATTCTAAGAATACTGTTCGAATGGTATTAACCACTTGCCTTCGAAAATAGGAAACTGGCGTAGATAAAAATAGAGATTATACGCGGTGTTCAATTTTACACGAAAAAATGGGAAACATAATTCGATGCAATTGAGGTTTTTATAGATGGTCGTGTAGAAACCATTTAGATTTTTACACGAAACACTTTTCGATAGATTAATCGATACAGCttgtaattttttatgaaaaagtATTCAGTTATTTATCTCGAGAGATTAATTACTCAAGAGGTACTTTAACCACTATATTATTAGCACATTATCGTAGTGTCGAAATTgagaaattttctaaaatttcgatagTAGAAGAATATTCTTTTGTCTATATCAAGGATCGAAAATATCAGTTCCCCTAAAAGCAAACAATGGTTATCAGCAACGAAACAAAATTTCGATCACTTATAATCATTAttcgtaactaaaaatattttataatttaaagccTCTGGCTCGTCTTCGTAATTAAATTCGAAGAATTCTGGATCATTTATTACGTTTTTCGCGCTTTTTGGATTAGAAAAGTTAGTTTTACGTTGCAACGTAGATCGTGTCGGTCGCGGTGAAATACTTTTTACTTATTTCTGCAGAGAAGACAGAGAATCTTTAAGTAGAAAATGTCCAAGTGATGACGACACGATCGTAAACCAGCAATATCTACTGAGAATTCCTCGAGTGGCACACTTTAACACTTCAATTAACCTCGATCTCCGACCTAACCCCACACTGATCCATTACTGGCATGTTGCGATCGCTGACTATGGCCACAGACTTCCGCAGTGTCTGTCCTTGGTTATAAATGGGAAACTGTGACAGATAAATGGGGACATGAAGCACCGAATTAACTTC
It encodes the following:
- the LOC143341782 gene encoding myosin-IIIb isoform X1; the protein is MGDIIEMTGGGTNMAYHGLSQHVNFDAIPDPGDRFVLEELIGEGTYGEVYSAHCNETGNKVAIKILENVADNIEEIEEEYLVLRDLCLHPNIPHFHGLFLKRAKPAQEEDQLWFVMELCTGGSVTDLVQGLKRKGRRLTDEQIAYILKETVEALIYLHSNHCMHRDVKGHNILLTEEAHVKLVDFGVASHLAATLARKNTSVGTPYWMAPEVIACEQQLDSSYDSRCDVWSVGITAIELAEGDPPLSELHPMRALFQIPRNPPPSLKTPDMHSPELLDFITECLVKDLEHRPFASELKEHPLLVNIESNMEKTRIELREEIRRQRAFGRVHRQPEVTTKHGKLKTDRKTRPEKMYMDDLAALDMLSEDGIVEQLQHRYEQGQIYTYIGDILVAVNPFTNLGLYTGIEQKRYKGQARSDNPPHIFAVADAAYQALLHQRQNQAIVISGESGAGKTESANLLLKQLVYLSKAPNRNLEERILQINPIMEAFGNATTGINANSSRFGKYLDLTMTKGGKVTGARISVYLLEQSRVVAQAEGERNFHIFYYMYDGLEADNRLSEFYLDENLRKQHRYLMDHSQTSQAHIDKFKQLKNGFKLLGFQDSEVDTVYRILAAVLHLGDIEFGEVASEDNTDNKSRVIDTAPLHRVSQLLGIEENDLLEALTSNSVMTRGETITRNNTVAEACAARDAMAKGLYGRLFDWMVNQINCLLCFNRSPNYEPLAIGLLDIFGFENFPRNSFEQLCINIANEQIQYYFNQHIFTWEQQEYMAEGIPVDLVEFSDNRPVLDMLLSKPMGLLALLDEESRFPRATNKSLIEKFHSNIKSKFYVRPKSDAVCFAVHHFAGRVVYQAEGFLEKNRNFLPPEVIQLVRQSQYDMVRFLFQCPITKTGNLYSAVHETDSKKLSQSHQNTKERYSSRGLASQSRAQQTVATYFRYSLMDLLQKMVSGLPQFVRCIKPNDSRSPRFFDKEKVVKQLRYTGVLETIRIRQNGFSHRIPFNEFLKRYCFLAFGYDERVMANRDNCRLLLIRLKMDGWALGRTKVFLKYYHVEFLSKMYEEQLKKIIMVQACVRRWLARIRFKKQKWQFAVSVVTLQRHIRGWLSRKHLLEELKKKQEEEEEATVLQKAQEEQEAKAKAEKLAEETGEEKEKEPLKETDAAVIIQSHFRGYTIRKRFGPELEERFKRILNGHNDKFEAHKALLREGLKNADAAFIVQRWYKKEEKVKKRKPPPRDSVHPKLRQADLIQFSQNVHMKNQELHKYQRRNKPGVRLNDIDEPPPDYVRPEGFSMVQPIMQYRSGTQVEGEETIKYYHDLKNEMSSGSDFEDDEVGWDLPLIQLENDLHPLSRSRMGQILEVNAERRERLEAQGDYAIASEQQLSDIWHKALRNPGEVTQQEDNSTKVSSRINHVPNNKLRSSEGYPHRKQPGVNSSNINNTNGLRSRYVDRHNGVNEHQQPINSHQRNVNGSSVNGNQNALNGHSSFTNGHTTFINGHTNNSHSPLNGHETPINGHINSVNEHSSPISHVTKVNGHRNIVTGCQNGLYINRMVANGLANQSDLNKQSGFASGVKNNLNDRKGTKLAKENSDVEKNRQIRVDSKNGINRSVAGQNAVGGRVGMRKELGKDTFGIPGDLRQLLRPTVVQKRQEIIKVDYDPEDINGPYNFRQLLRPAEYLPTESLRKRKGGLACNGVPVSKDKIPEKHVKRRAPLAPNQNKLVNVKK